Proteins encoded within one genomic window of Micromonospora halotolerans:
- a CDS encoding C39 family peptidase, which produces MRTNTMLRNTVLTAAGFAATAGGIAGPAIAAHAAPAEKTTQVSTDRKGHGERELNVRYEAQPNFYYCGPAAARNAISVLGKNIDVDAMAKEMGTTENGTNSINDITPVLNKETGKHYRSVEIRDGKADDKQTDTLRADIVRTVDDGRAVVANIAGTTTDTDGNTHSFEGGHYISVVGYHDNGHTVTIADSANPNMASYRITVDNLADWIATRGYSAS; this is translated from the coding sequence ATGCGTACCAACACCATGCTGCGGAACACCGTCCTGACCGCTGCCGGCTTCGCCGCCACCGCCGGTGGAATCGCCGGCCCCGCGATCGCCGCCCACGCCGCCCCGGCCGAGAAGACCACCCAGGTCAGCACCGACCGCAAGGGCCACGGCGAGCGCGAGCTGAACGTCCGCTACGAAGCCCAGCCCAACTTCTACTACTGCGGCCCCGCCGCCGCCCGTAACGCCATCAGCGTGCTCGGCAAGAACATCGACGTCGACGCCATGGCCAAGGAGATGGGCACCACCGAGAACGGCACCAACAGCATCAACGACATCACCCCGGTGCTGAACAAGGAGACCGGCAAGCACTACCGGTCGGTGGAGATCCGCGACGGTAAGGCCGACGACAAGCAGACCGACACCCTGCGCGCCGACATCGTGCGCACCGTCGACGACGGCCGCGCCGTGGTCGCCAACATCGCCGGCACCACCACCGACACCGACGGCAACACCCACTCCTTCGAAGGCGGCCACTACATCAGCGTCGTCGGCTACCACGACAACGGCCACACCGTCACCATCGCCGACAGCGCCAACCCGAACATGGCCTCCTACCGCATCACCGTCGACAACCTCGCCGACTGGATCGCCACCCGCGGCTACAGCGCCTCCTGA